Proteins from one Gossypium raimondii isolate GPD5lz chromosome 8, ASM2569854v1, whole genome shotgun sequence genomic window:
- the LOC105793640 gene encoding LOW QUALITY PROTEIN: nuclear transcription factor Y subunit B-5 (The sequence of the model RefSeq protein was modified relative to this genomic sequence to represent the inferred CDS: inserted 2 bases in 1 codon), with product MADKIGINNLDSVRSXKYNFAAGAASSVISGEDGIIKEQDRLLPIANVGRIMKQILPPNAKISKEAKETMQECVSEFISFVTGEASDKCHKEKRKTVNGDDVCWALATLGFDNYAEQLKRYLHRYREQEGERVSQNRAIERSDSSLATRPF from the exons ATGGCTGATAAAATAGGGATTAATAATTTAGATAGTGTAAGGTC TAAGTACAACTTTGCCGCAGGCGCTGCTAGTAGTGTCATCTCAGGCGAGGATGGCATCATCAAGGAGCAAGACCGGCTGCTTCCGATAGCGAATGTCGGCCGGATCATGAAGCAGATCCTACCTCCCAACGCCAAGATCTCCAAGGAAGCCAAAGAAACCATGCAGGAGTGCGTGTCGGAGTTCATCAGCTTCGTCACCGGGGAGGCATCCGACAAGTGCCACAAGGAGAAGCGGAAGACGGTTAACGGGGACGACGTTTGTTGGGCACTGGCAACGCTAGGGTTTGACAACTACGCCGAGCAATTGAAGAGGTATTTGCATAGGTATAGGGAACAAGAGGGAGAAAGAGTTAGCCAAAATAGGGCTATCGAGAGGAGCGATAGCTCTCTCGCAACAAGGCCCTTTTGA